The following DNA comes from Curtobacterium sp. 9128.
CAGGACGAGCCGGACCCGTCCTGGCTCGCCCGCGAGGACGTCGCCCGCGGCGTCCGAGCCGTCGCCGCGGCCGGACTGGCCTTCGACATCCTGATCCGCGGCGCCCGGGAGCACACCGCAGCGCTCACCCTCGTCGATGCGGTCCCCGACGGCGTCTTCGTCCTCGACCACGCCGGCAAGCCCGACATCGCGCACGACGACTCCGACACGGCGACCGACTGGCGGGCACGCATGCGGGACTTCGCCGCCCGGCCGAACGTGGCGTGCAAGGTCTCCGGGCTCCTCACCGAAGCCGGCGACGACTGGCGGAACGGCCCCGTCGACCGGTACGTACGGGACACGGTGCACACCTTCGGCCCCGACCGCTCGATGTGGGGCTCGGACTGGCCGGTCTCGACCCTGGCCGCGGACTACGGCACCTCCCTGCGCACGACAGCCGACGCCCTCGCGGACCTGTCCGAGACCGAACGCAAGGCCGTCATCGGCGGCACGGCGGAGCGTGTGTACCTTGCCGGAGTACAGCCACAGACATAGGATGTCTGCACTGCCCGCTGCACCGGCGCAGCGCAGAGAGCGAGGAACGATGAAGTTCGCACGACTCGGCCCCCTGGGACGCGAGATCCCCGTGGCCATCGACTCCGACGGCGAGGCCCTCGACCTCCGGCCGATCACCACCGACATCAGCGGTGCCTTCCTGTCGTCCGACCCGGTCGGCCGCGTGCAGCACGCCCGCAGCGCCGGTGACCTGCAGCCGGTGCCCGACGCCGACGGCCTGCGCCGTGGAGCGCCAGTCGCCCGCCCGGGCAAGGTCGTCTGCATCGGCCTGAACTACCGCGACCACGCTGCCGAGACCGGCGCCGACATCCCCACCGAGCCGATCGTGTTCCTGAAGGACCCGATGACCGTGATCGGCCCGGACGACGAGGTCCTGGTCCCACGGAACAGCAAGAAGACGGACTGGGAGATCGAGCTGGCCGTCGTGATCGGCACGATGGCGCGGTATTGCGAGTCCGAGGACGAGGCGGCGACGCACATCGCGGGCTACGCCATCGCGAACGACGTCTCCGAGCGCGAGTTCCAGCTCGAACGCGGCGGGCAGTGGGACAAGGGGAAGTCCTGCGAGACGTTCAACCCGCTCGGCCCGTGGCTCGTCACGCCGGACGAGGTGTCCCCGGACGCCATCGCCCTGCGGCTCAGCGTGAACGGCGAGGTGCGCCAGGACGGCACGACCGCCGACATGGTGTTCCGCCCGGCGGAGATCGTCCGGTACCTCTCCCAGTTCATGGTCCTGTACCCGGGCGACGTCATCAGCACCGGAACGCCCGCCGGCGTCGCGCTGGCCGGGCACGCCCCGTACCTGCAACCGGGCGACGTCGTCGAGCTCACCGCGGACGGCCTCGGCGCCCAGCGGCAGACGATCGGGGCCGCATGATGCCCGGCTCGCACGAGCGGCTCCGCGCGATCGTGACGGGCGGTGCCTCGGGCATCGGCGCGGCGATCACGTCGGCACTGCAGCAACGCGGCGCGACGGTCGCCGTGCTCGACCTGCAGACATCCGGCGTCACCGACGGCACGATCGCCGTCCCGTGTGACGTCGGAGACGACGAGAGCGTCCGCGCGGCCGTCGCCACCGCGGTCGAGCAGCTCGGCGGACTCGACGTCCTCGTCAACAACGCCGGCATCGGCGCGCAGGGCACGGTCGAGGACAACCCCGACGACGAGTGGCGCCACGTGTACGAGGTCAACGTCCTCGGCGTCGTCAGACTCTCCCGTGCCGCGCTGCCGCACCTCCGCGCATCGGGGAACGCCAGCATCGTGAACACCTGCTCGATCGCCGCGACCGCCGGACTCCCCCAGCGCGCGCTGTACTCCGCGACGAAGGGCGCCATCGCCGCACTCACCCGCGCGATGGCCGCCGACCACATCCGCGAGGGCATCAGGGTCAACGCCGTGAACCCGGGCACCGCGGACACGCCGTGGGTCGCACGGCTGCTGTCGACCGCCGCCGACCCGGCAGCCGAACGCGCCGCACTCGAGGCACGCCAACCCCACGGGCGCCTGGTCGCACCGGAGGAGGTCGCCGAGGCCGTCGCCTACCTGACGAGTCCGCTCGCCCGGTCCACGACGGGCGTCGACCTGGCGGTCGACGGCGGGATGCAGGCACTCCGGCTCCGGCCCGCCTGATGGTCCGGATCACCGGCCTGGGCCCACGCCGCCGGTTCCGAGGCGACGCGCCAGCGGCGGCTCGGCCGTGCCGGTGGGGAGAGGCTCGGTGCCGGTATCGTCGAGCCATCCCGACCCAGCGTGGTCGGGTGGAGGGACCGCCATGGCTTCGCTGACCGACGACGCGATCGCGCGCATCCAGCAGATGATCGTGACCGGCGAGCTCAAACCCGGCCAGCGCCTCCCGCCCGAGAAGGAACTCAGCGAGTCCCTCGGGCTCTCCCGGAACAGTCTCCGCGAGGCGGTGAAGGCCCTCGAACTCATCCGCGTGCTCGACGTCCGACGCGGCGACGGCACCTACGTGACCTCGCTGGAGCCCTCCGTCCTGCTCGAGGCGGTGTCCTTCGTCGTCGACATGCACCACGACCGCTCGCTCGTCGACCTGCTGGAGGTCCGTCGCATCCTGGAGCCCGCGTCCGCCGTGCTCGCCACCGCCCGCGCCTCCGAGCAGCAGATCGACGAGCTCGCCACGCTGATGGGGTCGGTCGGCGGGGACACCGGCGTCGAGGACCTCGTCGCGCACGACCTGCTCTTCCACTCCACGATCGCGGGCATCGGCGGGAACCAGTACCTGTCCGGGCTCCTCGACGCCCTGTCGAGCAAGACCGAGCGCGTGCGGGTCTGGCGCGGTCTCACCCAGAACGGCTCCGTCCAGCGCACCCTCGACGAGCACGCCGCGATCGTCGACGCCATCCGCCGCCGCGACCCCCAGCTCGTGCAGGCGCTCGTCGTGTCGCACGTCGAGGGTGTCGAGCGCTGGCTCCGCCGTTCCCTCGACTGACCTTTCGTCGGATCAGCCGATAGGCGCACTCTCGGCCGCGTCGAGCGGTTGACGTGTTCGATCGGATGTCGGCCCTGACTCCGGCAACCATGCCGCGGCAACCGCACCCACGAGGAGGAAACCGTGCTCGGTCTCATCATCAGCTTGATCATCATCGGACTCATCGCCGGCGCCATCGCGCGACTGGTCATGCCCGGCAAGCAGCACATCTCGATCCCGATGACCATCCTGCTCGGCATCATCGGCTCGTTCGTCGGGGGCTTCCTCGGCTTCCTGATCTTCCAGCACGACCCGATGGACGGCTTCTTCCAGCCGGCCGGCATCATCGGCTCGATCATCGGCGCGATCATCGTGCTGTTCATCTACCTGCGCGTCACCGGCCGCAAGTCGGCACGCAGCTAGGGTCTACCTCGGCGCTGATCGCGCCCCCACACGAACATCGCGCCCCGTCTCGACGGGGCGCGATGTTCGTTGCGGGGCGCGACGGGGTCAAGCGGGCAGGAGGGCCGCCGCCGCCAGGTCTGCCCAGAGCGCGTCGGGGACGGGCACCGCGGCGCGAGCGGCGTTCTCACGCACCTGCGCTGCCGACTGGGCACCGACGGCGACCGTGCGGACCGCGGGATCCCGGCGCGGGAACGCGAGCGCGGCCTCCGGCAGCGTCACCCCGTGCCGCGAGCAGACCGCGGCGAGCGCCCGGGCCCGATCGACCAGCGACGACGGGGCCGGGGCGTAGTCGTACGTGGTACCCGGTGCGGGGAGCGGGTTGCTCAGGAGCCCGGAGTTGTAGACGCCGACCGCGACCACGTCGACCCCGAGCGAGGCGCACCGGGAGACCAGCGCCGCCGCCGGCTGTTCGAGCAGCGTGTACCGCCCGGCGAGCATGATGACGTCGCAGATGCCCGTGTCCACGGCGGCCGACAGCGCCGACACCGAGTTCGAGCCGACGCCGACGGCCTGCACGACGCCCTCCTCCCGCAGGCTCGCGAGCGCCGGCAGCGCCTGGGTCAGCCCATCGGACAGCGAGTACACGTCGGGGTCGTGCAGGTACGCGACGTCGATGTGGTCGAGCCCGAGCCGCACGAGGGACTCGTCGAGCGACCGACGGACCCCCGATGCCGAGGGGTCCCACTGCCGCACGGGGTCGTCCGGCACCGCGAACCCGTCCGCGTCGACCCCGTCGCCCGGACCCGGTACCAGGAGCCTCCCGACCTTCGTCGACACCCGGTACGAGTCCCGCGGCCGCCCGGCGAGCGCCGCCCGAGCCGCCGTTCGGACAGCCCGACCCCGTAGTGCGGCGCGGTGTCGAACCCGCGCACCCCGGCGTCCCACGCGGCGTCGACCGTGGCGCGGGCGTCCTCGTCGGACACCTCCCGCAGCAGGTTCCCGATCCCGGCGCACCCGAGCCAGAAGGGCCCGACGTCGAGGTCGAACGGCACGCTCACGGCTGACTCGCCAGGGTCCACACGAGCGGGACCCCGTCGTCGTTCCCGGAGTAGTCGTCGTCGGCCTCGAGCAGGGGGTTGATCACGGCCTGCCACTCGGCGTTCACGGGGTCGTCCGCCAACGAGCGACGCATCGCCCGGTAGTCGGCGACCTCGATCAGGTGGACGAGGTCCTGGCCGTCGCGCCAGATGCTCCAGTTCGACACCCCGGCGGCACGGAGCCGGTCGGCCAGCGCCGTCGGGACGGCGGCGTGCACGCGGTCGTACTCCGCCTCCGCCCCGCTCCGCAGTCGCGTCCGAGAGAGGATCCGCTGCATCAGTCGCGCAGGAACAGCTCGACGACGGGCACGGCGACGTCCGGTCGGACGATCGGCAGCGTCAGGGTCAGCGTCCCTGCCGGCTGCCCACCGAGCCCGGTGTTCTGCGCCCGGGTCCCCGGCGGGATCTCGCGGTAGTGGATCTCGGACGCGTCGTTCAACAGCTGCGCGTACTCGACGCGGCCGGCGAGGTCGGGCAGGTGCACGTGCTCGAACGGCCACGTGAACAGGTGCAGGTACAGCCGGTTGCCGTTCTGCGTGTAGACCGTGCCAGCGGGTGCCCGGAAGGACGAGGGTCCGGCGCCGTACACCGACCGCGCGTGCCGGTCCATCCACGACCCGATCTCGGCGAGCGCCGTCCGGGCGACCCCGTCGAACTCGCCGCGACCGGTGGGTCCGACGTTGAGGAGCATGTTCCCGTTGTTCGACACCCCGTCGACGAGCATCCGGACGAGCAGGTCGGTGCTCTTCACGTTGAGGTTGTCGCGGTCGTAGCCCCATGAGCCGTTGAGCGTCTGGCACGCCTCCCACGGCACCTGGACCCCGTCGACCTCCATCGGCTTGTCCGGCTGGTACTGCTCTGGGGTGACGATGTCGCCGGGCAGATCGAGCCGGTCGTTGACGATGATGCCGGGCTGGAGCCGACGGGTCAGCTCCAACAACTCCGAGGATCCCCAGTCGTCGCGGCCCTTGCCACCCCAGATGTCCTCGTGGTCGTTGTCCCGGTACGAGAAGTCGTAGAACAGGTAGTCGATCCGTCCGTAGTCCGACAACAGCTCCGTCACCTGGCCGTGCAGGTACTCCCGGTACCGCGCCATGTCCCGGCCCTCGTTGAGCGCCGCGATGGCGGACTCGCCGTCGTCCCGTCGCGGGTGCACCCCGTCGATGGTGAAGTCCGGGTGGTGCCAGTCGATGAGCGAGTGGTAGAACCCGACCCGGAGCCCCTCGGCGCGGACGGCGTCGACGAACTCGCGGACGATGTCCCGGCCGAACGGCGTGTTCGTCGCCTTGTAGTCCGTCAACGCCGAGTCCCAGAGCGCGAACCCCTCGTGGTGCTTCGTGGTGAGCACGACGTACTTCATGCCGGCCTCCCGCGCACGCCGAGCCCAGTCGGCGGCGTCGAACAGGTCGGGGTCGAAGTGGTCGAAGTACTTCTGGTAGTCCTCGTCGGTGATCCGCTCGCGGTTCTTCACCCACTCGTGCCGTGCGGGCAGGGCGTAGAGCCCCCAGTGGATGAACATGCCGAAGCGGTCGTGGGTGAACCAGGCGGGCAGGCCGTTGGCGGCGGGGTCGACCTGCGGCTCTGCAGGTGCGGTGATGGTCATGGTGGCCAGTGTTCCTTTCAGGAGTGCAGCACGTCACCGGCCGCCGAGGCCGGAGGTGACGATGCCCTTGACGAGGTGCTTCTGGAGCAGGACGAGCAGGATGACGGTCGGCAGCATCGAGATGACCGAGGCGGCCATGACGAGGTTCCACTCGGAGCCCTGCTGCCCGAAGAACTGCTGTAGGCCGAGCGGGATGGTGCCGTGGGCCTCCACGTCGTTCACGACGACGAGGGGCCACAGGAACGAGTTCCAGTACGAGATGAACGAGAACACCGCGAGCACCGCCATCGTCGGGCGGGCGAGCGGCATCATCACCGAGAAGAAGGTCCGGACGGGTCCGGCACCGTCCACCCGTGCGGCGTCGTCGAGCTCCTGCGGCACGGCGAGGAAGAACTGCCGGATCAGGAAGGCGCCGAGCGCGGTGAACGCCCACGGGATGATCAGCGCCTGGAACGTGTCGACCCACCCGA
Coding sequences within:
- a CDS encoding amidohydrolase family protein; this encodes MIIDAHQHLWDPADRAYPWMDDSVAPIRRRFDASDLHAVAAPAGVTATIVVQAVHDPGETAWLLAQPEPVAGVVGWVDLTAPDVADRLATLRTATAGAQQRGPRPPLVGIRHQAQDEPDPSWLAREDVARGVRAVAAAGLAFDILIRGAREHTAALTLVDAVPDGVFVLDHAGKPDIAHDDSDTATDWRARMRDFAARPNVACKVSGLLTEAGDDWRNGPVDRYVRDTVHTFGPDRSMWGSDWPVSTLAADYGTSLRTTADALADLSETERKAVIGGTAERVYLAGVQPQT
- a CDS encoding aldo/keto reductase, translated to MSTKVGRLLVPGPGDGVDADGFAVPDDPVRQWDPSASGVRRSLDESLVRLGLDHIDVAYLHDPDVYSLSDGLTQALPALASLREEGVVQAVGVGSNSVSALSAAVDTGICDVIMLAGRYTLLEQPAAALVSRCASLGVDVVAVGVYNSGLLSNPLPAPGTTYDYAPAPSSLVDRARALAAVCSRHGVTLPEAALAFPRRDPAVRTVAVGAQSAAQVRENAARAAVPVPDALWADLAAAALLPA
- a CDS encoding alpha-L-fucosidase — translated: MTITAPAEPQVDPAANGLPAWFTHDRFGMFIHWGLYALPARHEWVKNRERITDEDYQKYFDHFDPDLFDAADWARRAREAGMKYVVLTTKHHEGFALWDSALTDYKATNTPFGRDIVREFVDAVRAEGLRVGFYHSLIDWHHPDFTIDGVHPRRDDGESAIAALNEGRDMARYREYLHGQVTELLSDYGRIDYLFYDFSYRDNDHEDIWGGKGRDDWGSSELLELTRRLQPGIIVNDRLDLPGDIVTPEQYQPDKPMEVDGVQVPWEACQTLNGSWGYDRDNLNVKSTDLLVRMLVDGVSNNGNMLLNVGPTGRGEFDGVARTALAEIGSWMDRHARSVYGAGPSSFRAPAGTVYTQNGNRLYLHLFTWPFEHVHLPDLAGRVEYAQLLNDASEIHYREIPPGTRAQNTGLGGQPAGTLTLTLPIVRPDVAVPVVELFLRD
- a CDS encoding FadR/GntR family transcriptional regulator, which produces MASLTDDAIARIQQMIVTGELKPGQRLPPEKELSESLGLSRNSLREAVKALELIRVLDVRRGDGTYVTSLEPSVLLEAVSFVVDMHHDRSLVDLLEVRRILEPASAVLATARASEQQIDELATLMGSVGGDTGVEDLVAHDLLFHSTIAGIGGNQYLSGLLDALSSKTERVRVWRGLTQNGSVQRTLDEHAAIVDAIRRRDPQLVQALVVSHVEGVERWLRRSLD
- a CDS encoding L-rhamnose mutarotase, with amino-acid sequence MQRILSRTRLRSGAEAEYDRVHAAVPTALADRLRAAGVSNWSIWRDGQDLVHLIEVADYRAMRRSLADDPVNAEWQAVINPLLEADDDYSGNDDGVPLVWTLASQP
- a CDS encoding GlsB/YeaQ/YmgE family stress response membrane protein, translated to MLGLIISLIIIGLIAGAIARLVMPGKQHISIPMTILLGIIGSFVGGFLGFLIFQHDPMDGFFQPAGIIGSIIGAIIVLFIYLRVTGRKSARS
- a CDS encoding fumarylacetoacetate hydrolase family protein; its protein translation is MKFARLGPLGREIPVAIDSDGEALDLRPITTDISGAFLSSDPVGRVQHARSAGDLQPVPDADGLRRGAPVARPGKVVCIGLNYRDHAAETGADIPTEPIVFLKDPMTVIGPDDEVLVPRNSKKTDWEIELAVVIGTMARYCESEDEAATHIAGYAIANDVSEREFQLERGGQWDKGKSCETFNPLGPWLVTPDEVSPDAIALRLSVNGEVRQDGTTADMVFRPAEIVRYLSQFMVLYPGDVISTGTPAGVALAGHAPYLQPGDVVELTADGLGAQRQTIGAA
- a CDS encoding SDR family oxidoreductase translates to MPGSHERLRAIVTGGASGIGAAITSALQQRGATVAVLDLQTSGVTDGTIAVPCDVGDDESVRAAVATAVEQLGGLDVLVNNAGIGAQGTVEDNPDDEWRHVYEVNVLGVVRLSRAALPHLRASGNASIVNTCSIAATAGLPQRALYSATKGAIAALTRAMAADHIREGIRVNAVNPGTADTPWVARLLSTAADPAAERAALEARQPHGRLVAPEEVAEAVAYLTSPLARSTTGVDLAVDGGMQALRLRPA